From the Bacteroidota bacterium genome, the window TCAACATTCACGTTTGACTTGAGGTCGTTGATAGTGTGATAATACGGGTCGTCGTCGTAACTCAGGAAAAACAATGCCTGATATCCTTTTTGATTAAATGAATAGCTGTCGCCTTCGGTATTATACTGGTTATCATTTTCAGGAGTGAGCGAGGTATAAGTTTTTGCCAGTGACGCAGCCTGCGACCGCAGGGATTCCGAGTTATCGTAACACATGATATTAATCTCCCATGAGCCGGCATCGGACTCTTTATCATAGCCTATCATATCCATATTGAGCATCATGCCGATTTTAGTACCTGCCGATGAATACTGCTGCGCGAGCGCTGCACTGCCGTTCAGGTCAAGTTCTTCGCAGCCAAAGGCAACAAACACAATGGAGGTGCGGGGACTGTAATTCTGCTGTTTCATCACCCTCGCAATCTCAAGCATTCCGGCAACTCCGGAGGCATTATCATCGGCACCGGGGGCAGCCACCAGCGGGTCGGTCTCATCAACAATGCAATCATAATGCGCTCCTACCACGCACAGGCTGTCGGGATGAACGGCTCCTCCAAGCGTTGCAATTACATTGTACTGAGTGCAGTTATAACTGCTTCCATCGTAAGTACCGCTCACATTGAATGAATCGAGGCGAGCGTCGGCATAACCATAGGCAAGCAACTTATCGCGTATTCCCAATGCAATCGTTTTACGGTTATTGCTTAACGCGAACCGGGTTCCGTTCTGCTGCAGCCATGAAATCTTCTGACTGATTGAATCGGTTTTGATATTTCCGATAAAATCGGTGATGAAGGGTTGTGATTCCATTGCTATGTCTTCATCCTTTTTACAGGAAAAAAGAACAAAGAATATTATCAGCATAGCTGCTGATATCATTGTTTTTTGGTAAGGGTAAGTGTTTGCCATGATGACCGTATAAAGTGATGGAGCAATTCTTCCTTCTGCAATATACAAAATTTCAGAAATTCAATAAAACTATGCGATTAAAATTGCATTGGAAGCATAATTATTCTACCGTCACGCGTTACAAACGTCCGACAGCGGAATGGAGTTGTGCAAATCTGTTTCTGATGCAAACATGACAAAAAGCAGGGCACCGGTTTTAAACAATATTCATGCGTTTTACGTCCTGCACAGAGGATGAATTATTCTTCGCATTTTAATGTATATCTTTTATACCGATGATGTGAAATACCTGTTCCAGCAGCGAATGCAGATTATGTCATCATGTGTCTTCCCGGCTTTGACCATTCTATTTATCATCCTACGAATTTAATTGCTGCTATATGCGCAAATTTTCATAATTGATAAATCGCAGCGCGGCATTATTGCAATCCGCATTATATGAGCAGTACTTTTGATTTTTGTTAACAAAAACAGTTCACATTTATTATTAACCTAATCGCAACAACAATGAGAAGTTTCAAACGAACGGTATTGTCTTTACTGTTGCTTTGCGCCGGAGTAATGAATCTTACGGCACAGGTCAGTACCGCAAGCAGCGGAGGCGATGCTACCGGACCGGGTGGTTCCGTGAGTTACACAATAGGGCAACTTGATTACGTGCAGTCGAGCGGAGGCGGTGCAACCGTTTCTCAGGGCGTGCAGCAACCCTATGAGATATTCAGTTCATCGGTTGAAGAAATGAAGGGAATTGAATTGTCGGCATCGGTCATGCCCAATCCGGTGGAAGGAGTCCTTACACTCACGATTGACGAAAACCACTATCAGAACCTCAGATGGTCTTTATTCGATATGCAGGGCAGGCAGATTGGCAATAATGCCATCACCTCTGCAGTCACCACGTTTCAGATGGGTGACCTGAGTTCGGGGAACTATTTTCTTAAAATCAGTGATAACCAGAAAGAAATCAAATCATTCAAAATAATTAAAAACAGGTA encodes:
- a CDS encoding M28 family metallopeptidase, which codes for MANTYPYQKTMISAAMLIIFFVLFSCKKDEDIAMESQPFITDFIGNIKTDSISQKISWLQQNGTRFALSNNRKTIALGIRDKLLAYGYADARLDSFNVSGTYDGSSYNCTQYNVIATLGGAVHPDSLCVVGAHYDCIVDETDPLVAAPGADDNASGVAGMLEIARVMKQQNYSPRTSIVFVAFGCEELDLNGSAALAQQYSSAGTKIGMMLNMDMIGYDKESDAGSWEINIMCYDNSESLRSQAASLAKTYTSLTPENDNQYNTEGDSYSFNQKGYQALFFLSYDDDPYYHTINDLKSNVNVEYCSQVVKLNCSMLLYNNQ
- a CDS encoding T9SS type A sorting domain-containing protein, with amino-acid sequence MRSFKRTVLSLLLLCAGVMNLTAQVSTASSGGDATGPGGSVSYTIGQLDYVQSSGGGATVSQGVQQPYEIFSSSVEEMKGIELSASVMPNPVEGVLTLTIDENHYQNLRWSLFDMQGRQIGNNAITSAVTTFQMGDLSSGNYFLKISDNQKEIKSFKIIKNR